Proteins co-encoded in one Dehalogenimonas sp. WBC-2 genomic window:
- a CDS encoding Arginyl-tRNA synthetase has product MNGILAVKKLIVDLLLKAAAQAQESGKLPAVSLPPVIVEHPQNTSHGDYAASLPLKMARSTGMKPLDIASVIIEFIPQTPEIKSVTIAPPGFINFTLSDDWITEQVESIISSGECYGNIDVGAGQKVQIEYVSANPTGPIHVGHGRGAVLGSALATALKAAGFEVQQEYYVNDAGNQVLSFKRSLRVRYLQQLGMDIEMPSEGYFGHYMVDLAREIIDEEGHRFQDMPETEALEQLGLVGLKKMLSVIKDDLAGLGVTFDRWFSEQSLYDSGEYDAVIKMLQQAGYVAEKEGATWFTSSALGESKDNVIVRSDGTPTYFASDIAYHYDKFVHRGFNLGINIWGADHQGHVSRMKSVLQALGIDPGRLHIIISQLVTLRRGEELVRLSKRTGEIITLREVLDEVGPDACRFNFLARSADSQMDFDLELAKQQSAENPVYYVQYAHARICSIIGLARDRQIDYIDGDVTKLVEPAELELLRKMLLLPEIIAQVSDTMEPHHIAYYAQVLATAFHAFYKDCRVVSDNECLSRARLKLMMAARAVLARTLHLMGMSAPESM; this is encoded by the coding sequence TTGAACGGAATTCTGGCAGTTAAAAAGCTGATTGTTGACTTACTATTAAAAGCAGCCGCTCAGGCGCAAGAGAGCGGTAAACTCCCGGCGGTCAGCCTGCCCCCTGTTATTGTAGAGCACCCCCAAAATACATCCCACGGCGACTACGCCGCCTCTCTGCCACTCAAAATGGCACGCTCAACCGGTATGAAACCGCTGGATATCGCTTCTGTTATTATCGAATTCATTCCACAGACACCGGAAATCAAGAGCGTTACCATCGCGCCGCCTGGTTTTATCAATTTCACTCTGTCGGACGACTGGATCACCGAGCAGGTAGAGTCAATCATCAGTTCCGGTGAATGCTACGGCAATATTGACGTCGGTGCCGGGCAAAAGGTTCAAATAGAGTACGTCTCAGCCAATCCTACCGGCCCCATACATGTCGGTCACGGACGAGGCGCCGTGTTGGGTAGCGCGCTGGCAACAGCGCTAAAGGCGGCGGGTTTTGAAGTCCAGCAGGAATATTATGTAAATGACGCTGGCAACCAGGTACTTTCCTTTAAGCGTTCTTTGCGCGTCCGCTACCTGCAGCAACTGGGCATGGATATTGAAATGCCGAGTGAAGGTTATTTCGGCCATTACATGGTCGATCTGGCTCGTGAGATAATCGACGAAGAAGGCCACCGCTTTCAGGATATGCCGGAAACTGAGGCGCTGGAACAGCTTGGATTAGTCGGCCTTAAAAAAATGCTCAGTGTCATTAAGGATGATCTGGCCGGACTTGGCGTTACTTTTGACCGCTGGTTTTCAGAGCAAAGCCTTTACGATAGCGGCGAATACGATGCTGTCATTAAGATGTTGCAACAAGCCGGTTATGTCGCAGAAAAAGAGGGCGCTACCTGGTTCACCTCTAGCGCGCTTGGCGAAAGCAAGGATAATGTCATCGTCCGCAGTGACGGTACGCCTACCTATTTTGCCTCAGACATCGCTTATCATTACGATAAATTCGTCCACCGCGGTTTTAACCTCGGCATCAATATTTGGGGCGCTGACCATCAGGGTCATGTCTCCCGTATGAAATCAGTGCTTCAAGCACTCGGTATAGACCCTGGCCGCCTGCACATCATTATCTCTCAATTGGTCACTCTGCGCCGTGGCGAGGAGTTAGTCCGGTTGTCCAAGCGCACCGGCGAGATCATCACCCTCAGGGAAGTCCTTGATGAGGTCGGCCCCGACGCCTGCCGCTTCAACTTCCTGGCCCGCAGCGCTGATTCACAGATGGATTTTGATTTGGAATTGGCAAAACAACAATCAGCTGAAAACCCGGTATATTATGTCCAGTACGCCCATGCCCGTATCTGCTCCATCATTGGCCTGGCCCGCGACCGGCAGATTGACTATATAGATGGTGATGTAACCAAACTTGTCGAACCGGCAGAGTTGGAACTTTTACGCAAAATGTTGCTGTTGCCCGAGATCATCGCCCAGGTCTCCGACACCATGGAACCGCATCACATCGCTTATTACGCCCAGGTTTTAGCCACCGCATTCCACGCCTTCTATAAAGATTGCCGCGTGGTTTCGGATAATGAGTGCCTTAGCCGCGCACGGCTTAAATTGATGATGGCAGCACGTGCTGTTCTGGCTCGTACCCTTCACCTGATGGGTATGTCAGCACCCGAAAGCATGTAG